A window from Photobacterium atrarenae encodes these proteins:
- a CDS encoding DUF3450 domain-containing protein, whose product MNLKKSSLALIMISLSAGAQADSLDTARAIESKTNAASVYSQKKIDKSAEAALAMKAEVEMLQEEVKNLEVYRDHLARLVASQDAEVDSLNHQIVGIQETRQGVVPLMYKMIDGLKQIVATDKPIRQQQRLARVAKLEFMMAQADVSDAEKYRRILEAYQIEMDYGTKLGVFQGPLALSEQESIEADQLYLGRISLVARSLDGTRYWAWNDTSDSWQSLDNQMAADVDKAFAIATKQAAPSLVTLPVSVNVESN is encoded by the coding sequence ATGAACTTAAAGAAATCCAGTCTCGCGCTGATCATGATCAGCCTGAGTGCCGGCGCACAAGCCGATAGTCTCGATACTGCCCGAGCCATTGAAAGCAAAACCAATGCAGCGTCGGTTTACAGCCAGAAGAAAATTGACAAAAGTGCTGAGGCGGCACTTGCGATGAAAGCGGAAGTTGAAATGCTTCAGGAAGAAGTGAAGAACCTGGAGGTTTACCGCGACCACCTGGCCCGGCTGGTAGCCAGCCAGGACGCCGAAGTGGACAGCTTGAACCATCAAATCGTCGGTATTCAGGAAACCCGACAGGGGGTGGTGCCGCTGATGTACAAGATGATTGACGGGCTGAAGCAAATCGTGGCAACCGATAAGCCGATTCGTCAACAACAGCGTCTGGCCCGGGTGGCCAAACTTGAATTTATGATGGCGCAAGCAGATGTCAGTGATGCTGAGAAATATCGCCGGATCCTGGAAGCTTACCAAATCGAGATGGACTACGGCACCAAACTGGGTGTATTCCAAGGGCCGCTGGCACTGTCGGAGCAGGAATCGATAGAAGCGGATCAATTGTATCTGGGCCGGATTTCACTGGTTGCCCGCAGCCTGGATGGCACCCGCTACTGGGCCTGGAATGACACCAGCGACAGCTGGCAGAGCCTGGATAACCAAATGGCGGCGGATGTGGACAAGGCCTTTGCGATTGCGACCAAACAAGCTGCACCAAGCCTTGTGACCTTACCTGTTTCTGTGAACGTGGAGAGCAACTAA
- a CDS encoding MotA/TolQ/ExbB proton channel family protein translates to MKIKALAAALCLFTLPVTAMANTELVDKTRQAQQVQKAHNAEREAGFKQTEKEIRAQLNALKAKKKQLQQETDQLSETFSDNENKLAQLEEQLRLETGSLGELFGVVRQSAKELDSEMEFSVTGADRHAFKDVVEEVVEAKALPSLSQLTALWQGMSDQITASAEMRKVTVPFINGEGYQSDVQAYRLGSIGLIGEQGYLAWDGKRQVATPYLKQPEHGPLFGTLSPLMDSGIQAAVVDPSRGIMLEQLANTPELKDRIEHGGVVGKIILGLLAVGVVIALFRGIKLLVIRQQIKSQLKTPAQPGNNPLGRVLSVYDKEQNRSVEALELRLLETIVDEQQGLEKGLSMLKLLAALAPMLGLLGTVTGMIETFQVITQFGNGDPTVMAGGISMALVTTVLGLIAAMPLLLAHNVLSTQAETIRNILEKQGISLVAAQAEQAGSAA, encoded by the coding sequence ATGAAGATCAAAGCGTTAGCAGCAGCACTCTGCCTGTTCACCCTGCCGGTTACAGCGATGGCGAATACTGAGCTGGTCGACAAGACCCGCCAAGCGCAGCAGGTGCAAAAAGCACATAATGCTGAGCGTGAAGCCGGCTTTAAGCAAACGGAAAAAGAGATCCGGGCACAGCTGAATGCGTTGAAGGCGAAGAAAAAGCAGCTGCAGCAGGAAACGGATCAGCTGAGCGAAACCTTCAGCGACAATGAAAACAAGCTGGCTCAGCTGGAAGAACAACTGCGACTGGAAACCGGGAGCCTGGGAGAGTTGTTTGGCGTGGTGCGTCAATCCGCCAAAGAGCTGGACTCCGAAATGGAATTTTCGGTGACCGGGGCTGATCGGCATGCCTTCAAAGATGTTGTCGAAGAAGTGGTTGAAGCCAAAGCACTGCCGTCTTTGTCCCAGCTAACTGCCTTATGGCAGGGCATGAGCGATCAAATTACCGCCAGTGCAGAAATGCGTAAAGTGACCGTCCCTTTTATTAATGGTGAAGGCTATCAGTCGGATGTTCAGGCTTATCGCCTGGGGAGCATCGGTCTGATTGGTGAGCAGGGCTATCTTGCCTGGGACGGCAAGCGTCAGGTCGCCACGCCTTATCTGAAACAGCCGGAGCACGGGCCATTATTTGGCACCCTATCACCGCTAATGGACTCCGGGATACAGGCGGCTGTCGTCGACCCGTCTCGCGGGATCATGCTGGAACAGCTGGCCAACACACCGGAGCTGAAAGATCGGATCGAGCACGGCGGTGTGGTCGGCAAGATCATTCTGGGTCTGCTGGCCGTTGGGGTGGTGATTGCGCTGTTCCGCGGCATCAAGCTGCTGGTGATCCGTCAGCAAATCAAATCACAGCTGAAGACTCCGGCACAACCGGGGAATAACCCACTGGGCCGGGTGCTGAGTGTATACGACAAAGAGCAGAACCGTTCGGTGGAAGCTCTGGAACTGCGCCTGCTCGAAACGATTGTTGACGAGCAGCAGGGCCTGGAGAAAGGTCTGTCGATGCTGAAACTCCTGGCGGCGCTGGCGCCGATGCTGGGTCTGCTGGGCACCGTGACCGGGATGATTGAAACCTTCCAGGTGATCACCCAGTTTGGCAATGGCGATCCGACCGTGATGGCCGGCGGGATCTCAATGGCGCTGGTCACTACCGTGCTGGGCCTGATTGCGGCAATGCCGCTGCTGTTGGCGCACAACGTGCTCAGCACCCAGGCCGAAACGATCCGTAATATCCTGGAGAAGCAGGGGATTAGCCTCGTTGCCGCACAAGCAGAACAAGCAGGAAGTGCAGCCTGA
- a CDS encoding MotA/TolQ/ExbB proton channel family protein: MNQGGQVLWWLAAVVLVKWLLVIERVLYLLITYPKQQQGWLRQWQARADQTSWHARVQREGWLSEARIALSQNLNLIKVLVAICPMLGLLGTVTGMISVFDVMSTQGSSQPKLMASGISLATLPTMAGMVAALAGMFVHARLAKVCHWRELKLEKLLRSQ, translated from the coding sequence ATGAACCAGGGCGGCCAGGTGTTATGGTGGCTGGCTGCTGTGGTCCTAGTGAAGTGGTTGCTGGTGATTGAGCGGGTGTTGTACCTGCTCATCACTTATCCGAAACAACAGCAGGGCTGGCTCCGGCAGTGGCAGGCCAGAGCCGATCAGACGTCCTGGCATGCTCGTGTACAGCGAGAGGGCTGGTTGAGTGAAGCGCGAATTGCTTTGAGTCAGAATCTGAACTTAATCAAGGTGCTGGTGGCGATTTGTCCGATGCTGGGCTTGCTGGGCACAGTGACCGGGATGATTTCGGTGTTTGATGTGATGTCGACCCAGGGCAGCAGTCAGCCGAAATTGATGGCCTCCGGGATCTCCCTGGCGACCCTGCCAACCATGGCCGGGATGGTCGCGGCTTTAGCCGGAATGTTTGTTCACGCACGTTTGGCGAAGGTGTGCCACTGGCGTGAACTGAAGTTAGAAAAGTTATTGAGGAGTCAGTGA
- a CDS encoding ExbD/TolR family protein: MRLNRPSSAREEAQVDLTSMLDIVFIMLIFFIVTSSFVRESGVEVNRPQASHVVSQKDAGIFVAITSANDIYIDKRVVDVERVQATLEHLLLDQPEASMVIQADEHAYNGTVVKVMDAAKGAGVKNIALAAEKG, translated from the coding sequence ATGAGACTGAATCGTCCGTCTTCCGCCCGGGAAGAAGCCCAGGTGGATTTGACCTCCATGCTGGACATCGTATTTATCATGCTGATCTTCTTTATTGTGACCAGCTCGTTTGTCCGCGAATCCGGGGTGGAGGTGAACCGTCCCCAGGCCAGCCATGTGGTGAGCCAGAAAGATGCCGGTATTTTTGTCGCCATCACCTCCGCCAACGATATCTATATTGATAAGCGGGTGGTGGATGTGGAGCGGGTTCAGGCCACTCTGGAGCACTTGTTGCTCGATCAGCCGGAAGCCTCGATGGTGATCCAGGCCGATGAGCATGCATACAACGGCACGGTCGTGAAAGTGATGGATGCGGCCAAAGGGGCCGGTGTGAAGAACATTGCCCTGGCTGCGGAGAAAGGCTGA
- a CDS encoding energy transducer TonB translates to MLRLLIALPAALAMALGLFTFMAWMVDNGDKSLPEDKPLLAFDMVMVEQETEVRRRQRAVPEQPEMPEPPPEAKPAASQQAVATDIAPTMPNLSLNTTVAGVQVQAPQFSDFGTNQQAMPLYRVQPNYPPRAQKRGMEGYVVLSFTIDPQGRPTDIKVVEAKPRRIFERDAVQALRRWKYQPKVVDGAAIAQVGQTIKLEFKLNK, encoded by the coding sequence ATGCTGCGATTACTCATTGCTCTGCCTGCTGCGCTGGCAATGGCTTTGGGGCTGTTCACCTTTATGGCCTGGATGGTCGACAATGGTGACAAGTCGCTGCCGGAAGACAAGCCTTTGCTTGCCTTTGATATGGTGATGGTGGAGCAGGAAACGGAAGTTCGTCGCCGGCAACGTGCAGTGCCGGAGCAACCGGAAATGCCGGAGCCGCCGCCGGAGGCCAAGCCTGCGGCATCGCAGCAGGCAGTGGCGACCGATATTGCACCAACCATGCCGAACCTGTCATTAAATACGACGGTTGCCGGTGTTCAAGTGCAAGCGCCGCAGTTTTCTGATTTCGGTACTAATCAGCAAGCGATGCCGCTGTATCGGGTTCAGCCGAATTATCCGCCACGTGCCCAGAAGCGGGGAATGGAGGGCTATGTCGTCCTGTCGTTTACCATTGATCCGCAGGGTAGGCCGACGGATATCAAAGTGGTTGAAGCCAAACCGCGTCGGATTTTTGAGCGGGATGCGGTGCAGGCACTTCGACGGTGGAAATACCAGCCGAAAGTGGTGGACGGGGCTGCGATTGCGCAGGTGGGTCAAACGATCAAACTGGAGTTTAAGTTAAATAAATGA
- a CDS encoding tetratricopeptide repeat protein: MKKFLLLLALAIPSGVVHAELTQFTANKVQRAHNLQQEDKLPEAIELLAGLNPAKAYDKAFVKRMLGVFYWQQGSIKPAIDNLADAVDSGLLKDEQAWTTQRMLADILLTDAQYKRALPHYYQLTKNIPEQQQPESLWLRIAQSHYQLGEWQPVLKAVQVYQRYVKQPDVPILSMKLGAQLQLERWKSALPTLQSLIALEPDHLAWWQQMAGLQLRLGRTKNALETLALAKRQGVALTQQNLTTLAQLYAQQGIPERAAIIYSQLDGANNDAELMSMQAMYWQQAKEWDHAISAWKIAAKLDDRHRWALAQLLLQEGQFDQALAQLDKVKQKASKAEVELARVQAYYKMKDYEKAIIHAKQANNIQSSATSKSWIKYLNQMREMDG, translated from the coding sequence ATGAAGAAATTCTTACTATTGCTTGCTCTGGCTATTCCATCAGGCGTTGTGCATGCTGAGCTGACGCAATTTACCGCCAATAAAGTTCAGCGCGCCCATAATCTGCAACAGGAAGATAAACTCCCTGAGGCGATTGAATTGCTTGCCGGCCTGAATCCGGCCAAAGCGTATGACAAAGCATTTGTGAAGCGCATGCTGGGGGTGTTTTATTGGCAGCAGGGCAGTATCAAGCCGGCCATCGACAACCTGGCTGATGCGGTGGACAGCGGTTTGCTGAAGGATGAACAGGCCTGGACTACTCAGCGGATGCTGGCAGATATTTTGTTGACGGATGCGCAGTACAAACGCGCACTGCCACATTATTATCAGCTCACTAAGAATATCCCGGAGCAACAGCAACCGGAGAGTTTGTGGCTGCGTATCGCCCAGTCCCATTACCAGTTGGGTGAATGGCAACCGGTGCTGAAAGCGGTGCAGGTTTATCAGCGCTATGTGAAGCAGCCGGATGTGCCCATTCTGTCGATGAAGCTGGGAGCTCAGCTGCAACTGGAGCGGTGGAAAAGCGCTTTGCCGACCTTGCAGAGCCTGATTGCCCTGGAGCCGGATCACCTGGCCTGGTGGCAACAGATGGCAGGGCTCCAACTCCGTCTGGGCCGAACCAAAAATGCCCTGGAGACGTTGGCGCTGGCCAAACGTCAGGGAGTGGCTTTGACCCAGCAGAACCTGACCACTTTGGCACAGCTGTATGCCCAGCAGGGGATCCCTGAGCGGGCTGCGATCATTTATTCGCAACTGGATGGTGCAAACAATGATGCTGAGTTGATGTCGATGCAGGCGATGTACTGGCAGCAGGCGAAGGAGTGGGACCATGCGATTTCAGCCTGGAAAATTGCGGCGAAGCTCGATGATCGCCATCGCTGGGCTTTGGCACAGTTGCTCCTGCAGGAAGGTCAGTTTGATCAAGCGCTCGCTCAGTTGGATAAGGTGAAGCAAAAAGCGAGCAAAGCTGAAGTTGAGCTGGCGCGAGTGCAGGCCTACTACAAAATGAAAGACTACGAGAAAGCAATCATTCATGCCAAACAAGCGAACAATATTCAGTCGAGTGCGACATCGAAAAGTTGGATCAAATATCTGAATCAGATGCGTGAGATGGACGGTTAA
- the fusA gene encoding elongation factor G → MAVHDIRNIAFVGQSGVGKTSLVERLLADSQTITHLGSVKTGDTVSDCDPQSIQYQHSIETTPVTLNWQSHTMNIIDTPGVLELLGRTFSVFPAIESTALVLDANTPLNQVSDRLFAFAQAQQKCQMVIINKLDLNPDKVPALVAELASHFGAECLPINLPARDGESVVDCYFEPDYVQATLIDSVEEAHERLIDQVIEVDEALMALYLEQGSELSPEQLHEPFEAALRLGHVIPICFVSAESGAGVDLLLRTLTEIMPTPAEGNPPLLVKNGKQVPVNIEQSDHSVAHVFKISVDPYLGKMAYLRVFQGVIRAGSQLFINDSNKAFKVSHLYQQQGNKRFEITSASAGDYCVLAKIDDLYFDAVIHDSHDEDGIKMRTLDFPEPMYSLAIRPIKRGDEQKLSETLQKIAAEDPSLRLEHRTRTNETVLSGQGEFHLKIALEKMASIYKLEVETTEPDIEYFETVTSPAEGRYRHKKQSGGAGQFGEVQLKIRPLARGEGFQFINKVVGGAIPTSFIPAVEKGIRQAIEEGAISGNPIRDVEVTVYDGKHHPVDSKEIAFVIAGKRAFLDAVNQASPIILEPIVELSLRVPTLSVGDVTGELAGNRGVILGTNAEPNNFTALQARAPLNELQGYAQRLRAMTGGEGSFSMVLSHYEPAPHHVQLQVCQGGQNAE, encoded by the coding sequence ATGGCTGTTCACGATATCCGAAATATTGCGTTTGTTGGTCAAAGCGGGGTGGGGAAAACCAGCCTGGTGGAGCGCTTATTGGCTGATTCCCAAACTATTACTCACCTCGGGAGTGTGAAGACCGGGGACACAGTGAGTGATTGCGATCCCCAGTCGATTCAATACCAGCACAGTATCGAAACCACCCCGGTGACGCTCAACTGGCAGTCTCACACCATGAATATCATCGATACACCGGGGGTGCTGGAACTGCTGGGCCGCACGTTCAGTGTTTTTCCTGCCATCGAATCGACAGCGCTGGTACTCGATGCCAATACCCCGCTCAACCAGGTCTCTGATCGGTTATTCGCATTTGCGCAAGCGCAGCAGAAGTGCCAAATGGTGATTATCAACAAGCTGGATCTGAATCCGGATAAAGTGCCGGCGTTGGTCGCTGAACTGGCATCGCACTTTGGCGCGGAATGTCTGCCGATCAATCTGCCTGCACGGGATGGGGAAAGCGTGGTCGATTGCTACTTTGAACCTGATTATGTGCAGGCGACGCTGATTGACTCGGTTGAAGAGGCCCATGAACGCCTGATTGATCAGGTAATTGAAGTGGATGAAGCACTGATGGCGCTCTACCTGGAGCAGGGCTCAGAGCTGTCACCGGAGCAGTTGCATGAGCCATTTGAGGCTGCACTGCGGCTGGGCCATGTCATTCCGATCTGTTTTGTTTCAGCCGAAAGTGGGGCTGGGGTTGATTTGCTGCTGCGAACCCTGACGGAAATCATGCCGACACCCGCAGAAGGTAACCCGCCGTTATTGGTAAAAAACGGAAAGCAAGTGCCGGTCAATATCGAGCAAAGCGATCACAGCGTTGCTCATGTGTTTAAAATCAGTGTTGATCCCTATTTGGGCAAAATGGCCTATCTGCGGGTCTTTCAGGGAGTAATCCGTGCGGGAAGTCAGCTGTTTATTAACGATAGCAATAAAGCGTTCAAGGTCTCTCACCTTTATCAGCAGCAAGGTAACAAGCGATTTGAAATTACGTCAGCGAGCGCGGGGGATTATTGTGTTCTGGCGAAAATTGATGATCTCTATTTTGACGCTGTGATTCATGATTCTCACGACGAAGACGGGATCAAAATGCGGACTCTGGATTTTCCTGAGCCCATGTACAGCCTGGCGATCAGGCCGATTAAGCGGGGAGATGAGCAAAAGTTGTCCGAAACACTGCAAAAGATCGCCGCAGAAGATCCGAGCCTCAGGTTAGAGCACCGGACCCGGACCAATGAAACCGTGTTAAGTGGTCAGGGGGAGTTCCACCTGAAAATTGCCCTGGAGAAAATGGCTTCGATCTATAAATTGGAAGTTGAGACAACTGAGCCTGATATAGAGTACTTTGAGACGGTCACATCGCCGGCGGAAGGCCGTTATCGTCACAAAAAACAAAGTGGCGGTGCCGGTCAATTCGGTGAGGTGCAACTGAAAATCAGGCCGTTGGCGCGCGGGGAAGGATTTCAGTTCATCAACAAAGTCGTGGGTGGTGCAATCCCAACCTCGTTTATTCCCGCGGTGGAGAAAGGGATCCGGCAGGCCATTGAAGAAGGTGCGATTTCGGGCAACCCCATCCGTGATGTGGAAGTTACGGTTTATGACGGCAAGCATCACCCGGTCGACTCGAAAGAAATTGCTTTTGTGATCGCCGGGAAGAGGGCGTTTCTTGATGCGGTGAACCAGGCAAGCCCGATCATCTTAGAGCCAATTGTTGAACTATCGTTGCGGGTACCGACGTTGTCCGTCGGTGATGTGACCGGTGAACTTGCCGGTAATCGCGGCGTGATCCTCGGCACCAATGCTGAGCCAAATAATTTCACGGCATTACAAGCGCGGGCTCCGTTAAATGAACTGCAAGGTTATGCCCAACGGTTGCGGGCCATGACGGGCGGTGAAGGGAGTTTCAGTATGGTGCTCAGTCATTACGAGCCAGCGCCGCATCATGTTCAGTTGCAAGTGTGTCAAGGTGGACAGAACGCTGAATGA
- a CDS encoding MmcQ/YjbR family DNA-binding protein produces MNYDEFNHFCGAFPASTHVVQWGNSHVWKVGGKVFAIGGWGKNDKPAFTFKTSDLNFVFLSNHDGYIPAPYFATRGMKWIQQTETAGELDEELRYYISESYRIVSLGLSKRKQQELGINPHSES; encoded by the coding sequence ATGAATTACGATGAATTCAACCACTTTTGTGGCGCTTTCCCGGCATCAACCCACGTTGTGCAGTGGGGGAATTCGCATGTCTGGAAAGTCGGTGGCAAAGTCTTTGCGATTGGCGGCTGGGGAAAGAACGATAAACCCGCGTTTACATTTAAAACATCAGACTTGAATTTTGTTTTTCTCAGTAATCATGATGGTTATATTCCGGCACCGTATTTTGCAACACGGGGGATGAAGTGGATCCAGCAAACCGAAACCGCGGGTGAATTAGACGAAGAGCTCAGATACTACATTTCAGAATCCTACCGCATTGTGTCACTTGGCCTGAGCAAGCGAAAACAACAAGAGTTAGGGATAAATCCTCACTCGGAGTCTTGA
- a CDS encoding VOC family protein, producing the protein MISHIDHLVLTVSDIDASVQFYQRVLLMEAVTFANGRKAMKFGDQKINLQLLGQERRNKAGVGSGDLCLISSWPLEDVVAHLSKEHVDIVEGPVTKSGALGAIQSVYFNDPDQNLIEVSVYE; encoded by the coding sequence ATGATTAGTCATATCGACCATCTTGTTTTAACCGTTAGTGATATCGATGCGTCTGTTCAGTTTTATCAACGCGTGCTGTTGATGGAAGCGGTGACATTCGCCAACGGGCGCAAAGCGATGAAGTTCGGGGATCAAAAAATCAACTTGCAGCTGTTAGGGCAAGAGAGAAGAAATAAAGCCGGGGTTGGTTCCGGTGATTTATGCCTGATTTCATCGTGGCCGCTCGAAGATGTGGTTGCGCACCTGTCGAAAGAGCACGTTGATATTGTGGAAGGGCCTGTGACCAAATCTGGCGCCCTAGGAGCGATTCAATCTGTTTATTTCAACGATCCCGACCAGAACTTAATTGAAGTCAGTGTGTATGAATAA
- a CDS encoding S66 family peptidase, translated as MSVILPKPLKPGDKIGFFSPSSPATVFAPTRFNRAEMFLRSKGFELQPGLLTGQHDHYRSGSIQQRAEEFNALIRNPEVRCVMSTIGGSNSNALLPYIDYDALIRDPKIIIGYSDVTALLLGIYAKIGLITFYGPALVASFGELPPLVEETYQSFEAMLCQHSPLPFQYLMPQRWTDTKIDWETQTEPKPTQDNAWRYRGSGIVTGCLIGGNLNTMAGIWGSPYMPEIIDGDILLLEDSLKGIETVERAFCHLKACGVFDRVSAVVLGKHELFDDKGTGRTPLDVLIEVLNGQALPILYGFDSCHTHPMLVTPLGVEAEIDFDAERICLKGPWLEPA; from the coding sequence ATGTCAGTTATTTTACCTAAGCCGTTAAAACCGGGAGATAAGATAGGATTCTTTTCTCCGTCATCCCCTGCAACAGTGTTTGCGCCGACCCGATTCAATCGGGCGGAAATGTTTCTGCGCAGCAAAGGCTTTGAACTACAGCCCGGTTTATTGACCGGACAACATGATCACTACCGTTCAGGCTCTATTCAACAGCGGGCGGAAGAATTCAATGCCCTGATCCGAAACCCCGAGGTTCGGTGTGTGATGTCCACCATCGGCGGCAGTAACAGTAACGCGCTTCTGCCGTATATTGATTATGACGCCTTGATTCGGGATCCCAAGATCATTATCGGCTATTCAGATGTCACCGCGCTGTTGCTGGGGATATATGCCAAGATCGGGTTGATCACGTTTTACGGCCCTGCGCTGGTTGCCTCTTTTGGGGAGTTGCCCCCTTTAGTTGAGGAGACTTACCAGTCTTTTGAAGCGATGTTGTGCCAACACAGCCCACTTCCTTTTCAATATTTGATGCCGCAGCGATGGACAGATACGAAGATTGACTGGGAAACACAGACTGAGCCGAAACCCACCCAGGACAATGCCTGGCGATACCGGGGGAGCGGCATTGTTACAGGTTGTTTAATCGGGGGGAATCTTAATACCATGGCAGGTATCTGGGGGAGCCCGTATATGCCGGAGATAATCGACGGTGATATTTTATTACTGGAAGATTCACTGAAAGGGATCGAAACCGTCGAGCGCGCATTTTGCCATTTAAAAGCATGTGGCGTTTTCGACAGAGTCTCGGCGGTCGTGCTGGGCAAGCATGAACTGTTTGACGATAAAGGCACGGGGCGAACCCCTTTGGATGTCCTGATTGAAGTGCTGAATGGCCAGGCACTGCCAATATTGTATGGCTTTGATAGTTGTCATACCCACCCGATGCTCGTCACTCCGCTTGGCGTCGAGGCTGAAATCGATTTTGATGCCGAGCGCATTTGTTTGAAGGGGCCGTGGTTGGAACCGGCATAA
- a CDS encoding DUF6500 family protein, which translates to MRQSLREKVIQVCSKKISQKGESVGVSFYAFFANKNDDPELLMEAATWWIQTHQLDHFEKATKIMAMVESG; encoded by the coding sequence ATGCGCCAGTCGTTACGAGAGAAAGTCATTCAAGTTTGTAGTAAGAAAATCAGCCAGAAAGGCGAGAGTGTCGGCGTGTCGTTTTATGCGTTTTTTGCCAACAAAAACGATGATCCTGAGCTGCTGATGGAAGCGGCGACGTGGTGGATCCAAACCCACCAGTTGGACCACTTCGAAAAAGCGACAAAAATTATGGCGATGGTCGAGTCAGGTTAA
- a CDS encoding phosphotransferase enzyme family protein yields the protein MEKQIGSPERAIYHDKDRVIRPLNPWSETIHRLLDHLHTHGVAGCPRFIGVDGEQEVLSYIDGETYNYPLSGAIASHHALTSAASLLRQLHDASASFLSSNSEHQHQWMLPAQAPQEVICHGDFAPYNVALKGEVVSGVFDFDTAHPGPRVWDLAYAVYCWAPFKTDPMDALGTLSAQIERAKAFCDAYGASAAQCQMLVEMMIKRLAALVAFMQAEADAGNEQFKADIAQGHHLSYLADIDYLKQHQQIITLGLLTGK from the coding sequence ATGGAAAAACAGATTGGGAGCCCGGAAAGAGCAATTTATCACGACAAAGATCGGGTCATCCGGCCATTGAATCCGTGGTCTGAAACTATTCACCGACTGTTGGATCATTTACATACTCATGGTGTGGCGGGTTGTCCCAGATTCATTGGCGTTGACGGTGAACAGGAGGTGTTGAGCTATATCGACGGTGAGACGTACAACTATCCGCTTTCGGGGGCCATTGCCAGCCACCATGCGTTAACTTCTGCGGCCAGTTTGCTGCGGCAGCTACATGACGCCTCTGCCAGCTTTTTATCATCGAACTCAGAACATCAACATCAATGGATGCTGCCTGCCCAAGCGCCGCAGGAAGTGATCTGCCACGGCGACTTCGCGCCCTATAATGTTGCCCTGAAGGGGGAAGTGGTGAGCGGGGTGTTTGATTTCGATACGGCGCATCCCGGCCCTCGAGTTTGGGATTTGGCGTATGCCGTTTATTGTTGGGCACCGTTCAAAACCGACCCGATGGATGCGCTTGGCACCCTGTCAGCACAAATTGAGCGGGCCAAGGCATTTTGTGATGCCTACGGGGCGAGTGCTGCGCAGTGTCAGATGTTGGTTGAGATGATGATCAAGCGGTTAGCGGCCTTGGTGGCGTTCATGCAGGCTGAAGCGGACGCCGGCAATGAACAGTTCAAAGCAGATATCGCCCAGGGGCATCATTTGAGTTACCTGGCTGACATCGACTATCTCAAACAGCATCAGCAGATTATTACGTTGGGGTTATTGACGGGAAAATAA